The proteins below come from a single Garra rufa chromosome 25, GarRuf1.0, whole genome shotgun sequence genomic window:
- the ribc2 gene encoding RIB43A-like with coiled-coils protein 2: MNQVELLSDRVAAVQLDRRRNRELQRRERIFNDKVRTIGVDKDALDHQVKERRETDQRQANERKVYADELLCSDRVACILDQRQKKDEHLLNEAIVQFRQQFQQPTSRREFDLNDPELLKKQEGVRILPGLPGEDLAQKDRLRKQQEQLRAWTLQQQDELGRAKQQLQQQMHQYDQSRLALDNRALELQKMEENSNRAASIAIKDFNLALAAEITHRHLQERDEEQENNQTDILNQLNGDLLMENPEQNISVLGSSRLRRDYYKGMSPKELKEYTQYQLQQAEDRKRTVMEQREKELQEHQERMTSARAALLLERQQARINKALRRALDNTNAQLAQAHDAQKKHLQDVYTNVPNERYFSQFNTSSR, from the exons ATGAATCAAGTTGAGCTTCTGTCAGACCGAGTTGCAGCTGTTCAACTTGACAGAAGGAGAAACAGGGAGCTGCAACGTCGAGAGAGGATCTTCAATGATAAAGTCCGAACGATTGGA GTTGACAAAGATGCTCTCGACCATCAAGTTAAAGAAAGAAGAGAGACAGACCAACGCCAAGCGAATGAACGGAAAGTCTATG CTGATGAGCTGCTGTGCAGTGATCGTGTAGCATGTATCCTGGATCAGCGGCAGAAGAAAGATGAGCATCTGCTGAATGAAGCCATTGTGCAATTCAGACAACAGTTTCAACAACCTACCAGCCGGCGCGAGTTTGATCTGAATGACCCAGAGCTGCTGAAGAAGCAGGAAGGAGTGCGGATACTGCCGGGGCTGCCGGGAGAAGATCTGGCCCAGAAGGACAGGCTGAGGAAGCAGCAAGAGCAGCTCAGAGCATGGACTCTACAACAACAAGATGAACTAGGGAGAGCAAAACAACAGTTACAACAACAga TGCACCAGTATGATCAAAGCAGACTGGCTCTAGATAACCGAGCTCTTGAATTGCAGAAGATGGAGGAAAATAGCAATAGAGCTGCATCCATCGCCATCAAAGACTTTAACCTTGCCCTG GCTGCAGAAATCACACACCGTCATCTACAAGAGCGTGATGAAGAGCAGGAAAACAACCAGACGGACATCCTGAACCAGCTAAATGGAGACCTGCTGATGGAAAACCCTGAGCAGAATATTAGCGTGCTGGGCTCGTCTCGTCTACGCAGAGACTATTACAAGGGAATGAGTCCTAAAGAGCTCAAGGAGTACACGCAATACCAGCTGCAGCAAGCAGAAGATAGAAAG CGGACTGTCATGGAGCAACGAGAGAAGGAGCTTCAGGAGCATCAAGAGCGCATGACATCCGCCCGTGCTGCATTGCTGCTAGAAAGACAGCAAGCGAGGATTAATAAGGCGCTGCGCAGGGCTTTGGACAACACCAACGCACAGCTAGCCCAGGCCCATGATGCTCA GAAGAAACATCTTCAGGATGTATATACCAACGTTCCCAACGAGCGCTATTTTTCCCAGTTTAATACCAGCAGTAGATAA
- the ada2a gene encoding adenosine deaminase 2-A: MLTVTLRDLMRLWMLFLWCASCNCGPDPRKREALIRLEASRRTGGNIPLNEREKLLDGKLQNLKQHDMEAKQFPPSMHFFKAKPLIDQSPVFNLLQKMPKGAALHVHDFAMVGVDWLVRNVTYRDNCYVCFTDEHTMQFTFSSGQPASRPHCSSWTLLRSLREKIKNSTDLDNSFIRNLTLFTEDPDRAYPSQDIVWKRFEQAFLVAYGLVTYAPVFKDYLYEGLRQFYEDNIMYVEIRALLPATYELDGRLNNKDWSMRACQDVVKRFKADYPDFLGARVIFTVHRGINATEAEKTVEEAMTLHKNFPDIMAGFDFVGQEELGRPLWYFKDALSLPEDRGVNLPYFFHAGETDSQGTDVDQNLMDALLFNTTRIGHGFALARHPVVKEMSRKMDVPIEVCPISNQVLKLVSDLRNHPVAALMAEGHPVVISSDDPALFGATALSHDFYEAFMGFGGMSFNLGTLKELVINSLRYSSLPSQTKKKAIEVLLVKWDKFVSESLF, from the exons ATGCTCACAGTGACACTAAGAGACCTGATGCGGTTATGGATGCTGTTTCTGTGGTGTGCATCATGTAACTGTGGACCAGATCCCAGGAAGCGGGAGGCTCTGATAAGGCTGGAGGCATCTAGACGGACAGGAGGCAACATACCACTGAACGAGAGAGAGAAACTGCTTGACGGAAAGCTTCAGAATCTGAAACAGCATGATATGGAAGCAAAACAGTTCCCACCGTCCATGCATTTCTTCAAGGCGAAGCCCCTCATCGATCAAAGCCCTGTCTTTAATTTGCTTCAGAAGATGCCTAAAG GTGCGGCCCTGCATGTTCATGACTTTGCTATGGTGGGTGTGGATTGGCTGGTGAGGAACGTGACCTACAGAGACAACTGCTACGTGTGCTTCACAGATGAGCACACCATGCAGTTCACCTTCTCCTCTGGACAGCCTGCGTCTCGTCCACACTGCTCCTCATGGACTTTGCTCAGATCCCTCAGGGAGAAGATTAAAAACAGCACTGATTTGGACAACAG TTTCATTCGAAATCTCACACTCTTCACTGAAGACCCAGACAGAGCCTATCCTAGCCAAGATATTGTATGGAAGAGATTTGAGCAAGCTTTCTTAGTGGCCTACGGGCTGGTCACATATGCACCTGTGTTTAAAGACTACCTCTATGAAGGTCTCAGACAGTTTTATGAGGACAACATCATGTATGTGGAAATCAGAGCACTGCTGCCAGCG ACCTATGAACTTGATGGCAGATTAAATAATAAGGACTGGAGTATGAGGGCCTGCCAGGATGTTGTGAAAAGATTTAAAGCAGACTACCCAGACTTCTTAGGAGCTCGGGTGATATTCACCGTCCACAG GGGTATAAATGCAACTGAGGCGGAGAAGACAGTAGAGGAAGCAATGACGCTACACAAGAACTTCCCAGATATCATGGCAGGCTTTGACTTT GTAGGACAAGAAGAACTTGGAAGACCTCTGTGGTACTTCAAGGACGCTTTGAGTCTACCTGAAGACAGGGGTGTTAACCTGCCCTACTTTTTTCACGCAGGAGAGACAG ATTCACAGGGAACAGATGTCGATCAGAACCTCATGGATGCTCTTCTATTCAACACCACACGTATAGGTCACGGCTTTGCTTTGGCACGTCATCCTGTCGTTAAAGAGATGTCTAGAAAGATGGATGTACCAATTGAAGTCTGTCCAATCTCAAATCAG GTGTTGAAACTGGTCTCAGACTTGCGGAATCACCCAGTGGCGGCGCTGATGGCTGAGGGTCATCCTGTAGTGATCAGCTCAGATGATCCAGCTCTTTTTGGGGCTACTGCCCTTTCACACGATTTCTATGAAGCGTTCATGGGCTTTGGAGGAATGAGCTTTAATTTAGGCACATTGAAAGAGCTGGTCATAAACTCCCTCAG GTACAGCTCATTGCCAAGTCAAACAAAGAAAAAGGCTATTGAGGTTTTGCTGGTAAAATGGGACAAGTTTGTCTCGGAAAGTTTATTCTAG